The following are encoded together in the Bacillus cereus group sp. RP43 genome:
- a CDS encoding phospho-sugar mutase encodes MNWKQEFSRWLSYAELDAELKEQLENMKQDEKKIEDSFYKNLEFGTGGMRGELGAGTNRLNVYTVRKATKGLARFIEKLGEEAKKRGVVVAYDSRHKSPEFAMEVAATLGAQGITTYVFESLRPTPVLSFAVRHLHTASGIVLTASHNPPEYNGYKVYGEDGGQLPPKEADELISYVNAVEDELTVKVADVEQLKADGLLHIIGQEVDDAYAAELNNVIINKEMVKEVGKDLKIVFTPLHGTSNISVRRGLEEVGFTDVTVVKEQELPDPNFSTVKSPNPEEHAAFEYAIRDGEKVGADVLIATDPDADRLGVAVRNHDGEFQVLTGNQTGALMLDYLLSQKKENGTLPENGVVLKTIVTSEIGRTIAKAYGLDTVDTLTGFKFIGEKIRQYEESGQYEFQFGYEESYGYLIRPFCRDKDAVQSVLFACEVAAYYKSQGKTLYDGLLEVFKKYGFFREDLVSLTLKGKDGAEQIQKMMATFRGNPPKEVAGLIVVAVEDYKESIITTLQDGNKEEIHLPKSNVLKYQLEDGSWFCLRPSGTEPKIKFYFGVQDDSLQNSEQKLLTIKEDIMNRL; translated from the coding sequence ATGAATTGGAAACAAGAATTTAGTCGCTGGCTTTCATATGCAGAATTAGACGCAGAATTAAAAGAACAGCTAGAAAACATGAAGCAAGATGAGAAGAAAATCGAGGATAGCTTTTATAAAAATCTAGAGTTCGGCACAGGTGGTATGCGTGGTGAACTTGGTGCTGGTACGAACCGTTTAAATGTATATACAGTTCGTAAAGCAACAAAAGGATTAGCTAGGTTTATTGAAAAATTAGGTGAAGAAGCGAAAAAACGCGGTGTTGTTGTCGCGTATGATTCTCGTCATAAATCACCTGAATTCGCAATGGAAGTAGCTGCTACTCTTGGTGCACAAGGTATTACAACATATGTATTTGAAAGCTTACGTCCAACACCAGTGCTTTCTTTCGCAGTTCGTCATTTACATACAGCAAGTGGAATCGTTCTTACGGCAAGCCATAATCCGCCCGAATATAACGGTTATAAAGTATATGGTGAAGATGGTGGCCAGTTGCCTCCAAAAGAAGCTGATGAGTTAATTAGCTACGTAAATGCAGTAGAAGATGAATTAACAGTTAAAGTTGCTGATGTTGAGCAATTAAAAGCTGACGGTTTATTACATATAATTGGACAAGAAGTAGATGATGCATATGCGGCAGAATTGAACAATGTCATTATTAATAAAGAGATGGTGAAAGAAGTAGGAAAAGATTTAAAAATCGTCTTTACACCACTACATGGAACGTCAAATATTTCGGTACGCCGTGGTTTAGAAGAAGTTGGATTTACAGATGTAACAGTTGTAAAAGAGCAAGAGTTACCAGATCCAAACTTCTCTACAGTAAAATCACCAAATCCAGAAGAGCATGCAGCATTTGAGTATGCAATTCGCGACGGTGAAAAAGTAGGCGCAGATGTGTTAATCGCAACAGATCCTGATGCAGACCGTCTAGGTGTAGCAGTTCGCAATCATGATGGTGAGTTCCAAGTGTTAACTGGTAACCAAACAGGTGCGTTAATGCTTGATTACTTATTATCACAAAAGAAGGAAAACGGGACTCTTCCAGAAAACGGTGTTGTTTTAAAAACAATCGTAACGTCTGAAATTGGTCGTACAATCGCAAAAGCATACGGTTTAGATACAGTTGATACGTTAACTGGATTTAAATTTATCGGTGAAAAAATTAGACAGTATGAAGAAAGTGGACAATATGAATTCCAATTCGGTTATGAGGAAAGCTATGGTTATTTAATCCGTCCATTCTGCCGTGATAAAGATGCGGTTCAATCCGTCCTATTTGCATGTGAAGTAGCTGCGTACTACAAATCACAAGGTAAAACGTTATACGATGGTCTGTTAGAAGTATTTAAGAAGTATGGGTTCTTCCGTGAGGACCTTGTATCGTTAACGTTAAAAGGAAAAGATGGTGCTGAACAGATTCAAAAGATGATGGCAACATTCCGCGGGAATCCTCCGAAAGAAGTAGCTGGTTTAATAGTCGTTGCAGTTGAGGATTATAAGGAAAGCATCATTACAACGTTACAAGATGGAAATAAGGAAGAGATTCACTTACCGAAATCAAATGTGTTAAAATATCAATTAGAAGATGGTTCTTGGTTCTGCTTACGCCCATCGGGAACAGAGCCGAAGATCAAATTCTACTTTGGTGTACAAGATGATTCCTTACAAAATAGTGAACAAAAGTTACTTACTATTAAAGAAGATATTATGAATCGTTTATAA
- the cdaS gene encoding sporulation-specific diadenylate cyclase CdaS — protein sequence MQEWGLSEELKIKTKQMIEIAEKELSNMKHAIDKEDECILCKMEDIHHMLTDVQTLAATYYIQAYLSPYTESSHFITTAVQHLSARKHGALIIVERSDALNSFIQTGTTLNAHLTAPLLESIFYPGNPLHDGAVLIKNNHIVSAANILPLTKSTEINPELGTRHRAAIGLSEKSDSLILVVSEETGRTSFALSGTLYTISL from the coding sequence ATGCAAGAATGGGGCTTGTCAGAAGAGCTCAAAATAAAAACAAAGCAGATGATTGAAATTGCTGAAAAAGAATTATCAAACATGAAGCATGCAATCGATAAAGAAGATGAATGTATTTTATGTAAAATGGAAGATATTCATCATATGTTAACAGATGTACAGACGTTAGCAGCTACATATTATATTCAAGCATATTTATCACCTTATACGGAAAGTTCACATTTCATCACTACAGCTGTCCAACATTTAAGCGCTCGAAAACACGGTGCTCTTATTATTGTGGAACGAAGTGATGCTCTTAATTCTTTCATTCAAACTGGAACGACATTAAACGCACACTTAACCGCGCCACTACTTGAATCGATTTTTTATCCAGGGAACCCTCTTCATGACGGAGCCGTTCTCATTAAAAATAATCATATCGTCTCAGCAGCTAATATTCTTCCATTAACAAAAAGCACAGAAATCAATCCTGAGCTAGGAACACGTCATAGGGCCGCAATTGGCCTATCAGAGAAAAGCGATTCACTTATATTGGTTGTCTCTGAGGAAACAGGGCGTACTTCATTCGCTTTAAGCGGGACGTTATATACGATTTCTTTATAG
- the galU gene encoding UTP--glucose-1-phosphate uridylyltransferase GalU produces MKKVRKAIIPAAGLGTRFLPATKAMPKEMLPIVDKPTIQYIVEEAVKSGIEDIIIVTGKGKRSIEDHFDNAFELEQNLLEKKKYELLEKVQASSKMVDIHYIRQKEPKGLGHAVWCARKFIGDEPFAVLLGDDIVQAEKPCLRQLMDEYDKTLSSVIGVQTVPEAETHRYGIIDPLEQEGRRYQVRNFVEKPAQGTAPSNLAIMGRYILTPEIFMFLEQQQVGAGGEIQLTDAIQSLNEIQRVFAYDFEGKRYDVGEKLGFVQTTIEMALQHPELRDDMLVMMKKILDEQMKQES; encoded by the coding sequence ATGAAAAAAGTGAGAAAAGCAATTATCCCGGCAGCGGGATTAGGAACACGCTTTTTACCAGCAACGAAAGCAATGCCAAAAGAAATGCTTCCAATTGTAGATAAACCAACAATTCAATACATCGTAGAAGAAGCAGTCAAATCAGGCATCGAAGATATTATTATCGTTACTGGTAAAGGAAAGCGCTCTATCGAAGATCATTTTGATAACGCATTTGAATTAGAGCAAAACTTATTAGAGAAGAAAAAGTATGAGTTACTTGAAAAAGTACAAGCTTCTTCTAAAATGGTAGATATCCATTACATTCGTCAAAAAGAACCAAAAGGATTAGGACATGCTGTTTGGTGTGCGCGTAAATTCATTGGTGATGAGCCGTTTGCAGTATTATTAGGCGATGATATCGTTCAAGCTGAAAAACCATGTTTACGTCAATTAATGGACGAGTATGACAAAACACTTTCTTCTGTTATTGGTGTACAAACTGTTCCTGAAGCAGAAACACATCGCTATGGAATTATTGATCCGTTAGAGCAAGAGGGACGTCGTTATCAAGTTCGTAATTTCGTTGAAAAACCAGCGCAAGGTACTGCGCCTTCAAACTTAGCGATTATGGGACGTTACATTTTAACTCCTGAAATCTTTATGTTCTTGGAACAGCAACAAGTTGGAGCGGGTGGCGAAATTCAGTTAACGGATGCAATTCAAAGCTTAAATGAAATTCAACGTGTATTTGCATACGATTTCGAAGGAAAGCGTTATGACGTTGGTGAAAAATTAGGATTTGTTCAAACAACAATTGAAATGGCATTGCAACACCCAGAATTACGTGATGATATGCTAGTAATGATGAAAAAAATTTTAGACGAGCAAATGAAGCAAGAGTCTTAA
- a CDS encoding NAD(P)/FAD-dependent oxidoreductase → MTENQKVYDITIIGGGPTGLFTAFYGGMRQASVKIIESLPQLGGQLSALYPEKYIYDVAGFPKVRAQELVDNLKEQMKKFDPTICLEEAVDTLEKQADGIFKLVTNKQTHYSKSVIITAGNGAFQPRRLELEGTAKYEKKNLHYFVDDMNKFAGKRVVVFGGGDSAVDWTMMLEPIADKVTIVHRRDKFRAHEHSVESLMNSRAEVSTPYVPVELIGDDTIEQVVLQHVKTEEKVIIDVDDVIVNYGFVSSLGPIKNWGLDIQKNSILVNSKMETNIPGIYAAGDICTYEGKVKLIACGFGEAPTAVNNAKAYFDPNAKLQPMHSSSMF, encoded by the coding sequence GTGACAGAAAATCAAAAAGTTTACGACATAACGATTATTGGTGGTGGCCCAACAGGACTATTCACTGCATTTTATGGCGGAATGAGACAAGCAAGTGTAAAAATCATTGAAAGCTTACCTCAACTTGGAGGGCAATTATCCGCACTATATCCCGAAAAATATATTTATGATGTAGCTGGATTCCCAAAAGTGCGTGCACAAGAGTTAGTTGATAACTTAAAAGAGCAAATGAAAAAGTTCGATCCAACTATTTGCTTAGAAGAAGCTGTTGATACGCTTGAAAAACAAGCTGACGGTATATTTAAACTTGTTACAAATAAACAAACTCATTACTCTAAATCTGTCATTATTACTGCTGGTAATGGTGCTTTCCAACCACGCCGCTTAGAATTAGAAGGCACAGCAAAATACGAAAAGAAAAACTTACATTATTTCGTTGATGATATGAATAAATTTGCTGGAAAACGCGTCGTTGTATTCGGTGGCGGTGACTCAGCAGTAGACTGGACAATGATGTTAGAACCGATCGCGGACAAAGTTACAATTGTTCATCGCCGTGATAAATTCCGTGCACATGAACATAGCGTAGAAAGCTTAATGAATTCCCGTGCAGAAGTAAGCACACCTTACGTTCCAGTTGAACTCATCGGTGATGACACGATTGAACAAGTTGTCCTTCAGCACGTAAAAACAGAAGAAAAAGTTATCATCGATGTTGATGACGTAATCGTAAACTACGGCTTCGTTTCTTCGCTTGGTCCAATTAAAAATTGGGGCTTAGATATTCAAAAGAACAGCATCCTCGTGAACTCAAAAATGGAAACAAATATTCCTGGCATTTACGCTGCTGGTGACATTTGTACATATGAAGGAAAAGTAAAACTCATTGCTTGCGGCTTTGGTGAAGCACCGACAGCAGTAAACAATGCAAAAGCTTACTTCGATCCAAACGCAAAACTTCAACCAATGCATAGCTCAAGTATGTTTTAA
- a CDS encoding YuiB family protein, producing the protein MSIPVLLISMMLFFILFFGIGFLLNMILRATWVMVIVYPIICMLIINKASVWDYFSKPKETFSSFGTSVSHLGHADVFILSTGLVGAALAGIIIKKLRKSGYQMF; encoded by the coding sequence GTGAGTATACCGGTACTACTTATTTCAATGATGTTGTTCTTTATTTTATTTTTTGGAATTGGATTTTTACTCAACATGATTTTGCGAGCTACGTGGGTAATGGTTATTGTGTATCCGATTATTTGTATGCTTATTATTAATAAAGCGAGTGTATGGGACTATTTTTCAAAGCCAAAAGAAACATTTTCTTCATTTGGGACAAGTGTATCGCATTTAGGACACGCAGATGTGTTTATTCTATCCACTGGATTAGTAGGTGCTGCTTTAGCAGGAATTATAATTAAAAAACTTCGGAAAAGTGGATATCAAATGTTTTAA
- a CDS encoding leucyl aminopeptidase, with translation MLQVQKELASHEAVIVALFEEDKTSSFVQELDKAFEGQLQVLLEEKELSAKKKAISKVHSLGKTNVKRYYFVGLGKKESYTTETLRAALSKAFKSLQSAKVKDAAILLDSFVTEKLDAIDVAHIATEVYCLGTYGLQTYKTDEKERVELEKLIAITAEDAQEIEAALTVGYVHGRATNSARTLVNMPPNVLTATKLAEYAVELAEKYDMDYKVLEKEEMEELGMGALLAVNQGSTEPPKMIALIYKGKEEWKDVIGFVGKGITYDTGGYSLKPREGMVGMKGDMGGAAAVLGAMEIIGELRPEQNVIAVIPSTDNVVSGTAFKPDDVITSMSGKTIEVLNTDAEGRLALADGITYAKKLGANYLVDVATLTGGVIVALGNHTTGAMTNNEELFEQVLEASMETDEPIWQLPIFERDKERVKNSKFADLNNSPGREGHAVMAGTFLGEFAEETPWVHLDIAGTSETTGAHDLGPSGATGAMVRTLATLVERFGEE, from the coding sequence ATGTTGCAAGTACAAAAAGAATTAGCAAGTCATGAAGCGGTAATTGTTGCCTTATTTGAAGAAGATAAAACGAGTAGCTTTGTACAAGAACTGGATAAAGCGTTTGAAGGACAATTACAAGTTTTATTAGAAGAAAAAGAACTTTCAGCTAAGAAGAAAGCCATTTCAAAAGTACATAGCTTAGGAAAAACAAATGTTAAACGTTATTATTTTGTTGGTTTAGGTAAGAAAGAGTCATATACAACAGAAACGTTACGTGCAGCTCTTAGTAAAGCTTTTAAATCGTTACAATCGGCAAAAGTAAAAGACGCAGCAATCTTACTTGATTCTTTCGTAACAGAGAAATTAGATGCGATTGATGTAGCTCATATTGCAACGGAAGTATATTGCCTTGGTACATACGGATTACAAACATATAAAACGGATGAAAAAGAAAGAGTAGAGTTAGAAAAACTGATTGCTATTACAGCAGAAGATGCACAAGAAATTGAAGCAGCATTAACAGTAGGATACGTACATGGACGTGCAACGAACTCAGCTCGTACGCTTGTAAATATGCCGCCAAACGTATTAACAGCGACAAAGCTTGCTGAGTATGCAGTTGAATTAGCAGAAAAATACGATATGGATTATAAGGTTCTTGAGAAAGAAGAGATGGAAGAGCTTGGTATGGGTGCATTACTTGCAGTAAACCAAGGATCGACAGAGCCACCTAAAATGATCGCTCTTATTTATAAAGGAAAAGAAGAGTGGAAAGATGTAATTGGATTTGTTGGAAAAGGGATTACATATGATACAGGCGGTTATTCTTTAAAACCACGTGAAGGCATGGTTGGTATGAAAGGTGATATGGGCGGCGCTGCAGCTGTTCTTGGCGCGATGGAAATCATCGGTGAACTTCGCCCTGAGCAAAATGTAATTGCTGTTATTCCATCAACTGACAACGTTGTAAGTGGTACGGCATTTAAGCCAGATGATGTTATTACATCTATGAGCGGAAAAACAATTGAAGTATTAAATACAGATGCAGAAGGTCGCCTAGCGTTAGCTGACGGTATTACGTATGCGAAGAAACTTGGTGCAAATTACTTAGTTGATGTTGCAACATTAACAGGCGGTGTAATTGTTGCACTTGGAAATCATACAACAGGCGCAATGACAAATAATGAAGAATTATTTGAACAAGTGTTAGAGGCTTCTATGGAAACGGATGAGCCAATTTGGCAATTGCCGATTTTTGAACGTGATAAAGAACGTGTCAAGAACAGTAAATTTGCGGATTTAAATAACTCACCAGGCCGTGAAGGACATGCGGTTATGGCTGGGACATTCCTTGGTGAATTTGCAGAAGAAACACCATGGGTACACTTAGACATCGCTGGAACATCTGAAACAACAGGTGCACATGATTTAGGACCATCTGGAGCAACAGGTGCAATGGTGCGTACACTTGCAACACTTGTTGAGCGTTTCGGAGAAGAATAA
- a CDS encoding DUF4163 domain-containing protein: MKQKLCILLLMFSLLTIVPNCAMAAKASNLTIDVQTITQKGKKPYIEYQISRPSFHNFSDSKFQNKLNFYYKKSTDKFKNKLEKEAKKYYKETEGSSTPFHPYVANVDYKISLNKPPFLSLYVNYYQYTGGAHGLYTWKANTFDLNEKKLLHLDDLFQQEDKYKEIVRTEIVRQIKQNESIYFPDAAEKVMSTKKFHYFLEPDNLVIYFSLYEIAPYSSGIPQFRIPYTLLRDYLKPSYQNILIDNK, translated from the coding sequence ATGAAACAGAAACTTTGTATACTATTGCTCATGTTCTCCTTGCTGACTATTGTACCAAATTGTGCAATGGCAGCCAAAGCATCTAACCTGACAATCGATGTTCAGACTATAACGCAAAAAGGTAAGAAACCTTATATAGAATATCAAATTAGTAGGCCTTCTTTTCACAATTTTTCCGATTCTAAATTTCAAAATAAGCTCAATTTCTATTACAAAAAATCTACTGACAAATTTAAAAACAAATTAGAAAAAGAAGCAAAAAAATATTATAAAGAAACAGAAGGGTCTAGTACACCCTTCCATCCGTACGTGGCGAATGTTGATTATAAAATCTCCTTAAATAAACCACCTTTTCTCAGCCTATATGTGAATTACTATCAATATACAGGCGGAGCGCACGGACTGTATACGTGGAAGGCAAATACATTTGATTTGAACGAAAAAAAATTATTACACTTAGACGACTTATTTCAACAAGAGGATAAATATAAAGAAATAGTTCGCACAGAGATTGTAAGACAAATTAAACAAAATGAAAGCATCTATTTCCCTGACGCAGCCGAAAAAGTAATGAGCACTAAAAAGTTTCACTACTTTTTAGAACCGGATAATCTTGTGATTTATTTCTCTTTATATGAAATTGCTCCTTATTCAAGCGGAATCCCACAATTTCGTATTCCATACACATTGCTTAGAGACTATTTAAAGCCTTCTTATCAAAATATTTTGATTGACAACAAGTAA
- a CDS encoding hotdog fold thioesterase, giving the protein MAKTLMDSLGIELLEMTEDKVVATMPVDERTHQPFGFLHGGASIALAETVASVGSYNLIDQEKCICFGLEINANHIRSKKDGIVTAIGTPIHRGHSTMVWDIRIIDENDDLICISRCTVAIKEKREK; this is encoded by the coding sequence ATGGCAAAAACTTTAATGGACTCACTTGGAATTGAGTTGTTAGAAATGACAGAAGATAAAGTAGTTGCTACGATGCCTGTTGACGAGCGTACGCATCAGCCGTTTGGATTTTTACATGGTGGTGCGTCTATTGCGTTAGCGGAAACGGTAGCAAGTGTTGGGTCATATAATTTAATTGATCAAGAGAAATGTATTTGTTTCGGTCTAGAAATTAATGCAAATCATATTCGCTCAAAGAAAGATGGAATCGTAACAGCAATCGGGACACCGATACATAGAGGGCATTCAACGATGGTTTGGGATATTCGTATCATTGATGAAAATGATGATTTAATATGTATTTCAAGATGTACAGTAGCAATTAAAGAAAAACGTGAAAAATAG
- a CDS encoding NUDIX hydrolase, with translation MGKRGKVWLAVSGLVATKDGRWLFVKKKYGGLKGQWSLPAGFVNEGETVDEAVKREILEETGIVAHVKGIIGIRSGVIHNEISDNMIIFLLEPEGEDVIVQEKELSEVAFLHPENIADDQNTSVLIKYLLEGRAESHFEMDKTLNPGEQFGYTAYHVFTAYAKEREKK, from the coding sequence ATGGGGAAGCGAGGGAAAGTGTGGTTAGCTGTCAGTGGCTTAGTAGCTACAAAAGATGGGAGATGGCTATTCGTTAAGAAAAAATACGGTGGATTGAAAGGGCAATGGTCTTTACCAGCTGGTTTTGTTAATGAAGGTGAGACTGTTGATGAAGCTGTAAAACGTGAAATTTTGGAAGAGACAGGTATTGTTGCTCATGTAAAAGGGATTATTGGTATTCGCTCAGGTGTTATTCATAATGAAATTAGTGATAATATGATTATTTTTCTTCTAGAGCCAGAGGGAGAAGACGTTATCGTACAGGAGAAAGAATTGTCGGAAGTAGCTTTTTTACATCCAGAAAACATTGCAGATGATCAAAATACTTCTGTACTCATCAAATATTTATTAGAAGGAAGAGCAGAGTCGCATTTTGAAATGGACAAAACATTAAATCCAGGAGAGCAATTTGGTTATACGGCTTATCATGTGTTTACGGCGTATGCGAAGGAGAGGGAGAAGAAGTGA
- a CDS encoding ECF transporter S component, whose translation MRRFHVLDLALAAMFVALMAIGANIVSWAPFLQIAGVPLSMQPFFAILAGLLLGSRLGALSMIVYMLVGVAGAPIFANFKAGFGALLDPTGGFIIAFIIVAYVSGKLVEQKEKPTFSTFAIASFAGIILTYIIGTTYMYGAVNLFMGGNMSYKAAWMIMMWFAVKDIAFTIIGAIIAPRIYYAVRRSAYQHSHSTIS comes from the coding sequence ATGAGAAGATTTCATGTTTTAGATTTAGCATTAGCTGCCATGTTCGTTGCTCTTATGGCCATTGGTGCAAATATTGTATCTTGGGCACCATTCCTGCAAATAGCGGGCGTCCCGTTATCTATGCAACCATTTTTCGCAATTTTAGCAGGTCTTCTTCTTGGAAGTCGACTTGGTGCATTATCAATGATTGTATATATGCTCGTTGGCGTAGCCGGCGCACCAATCTTCGCTAACTTCAAAGCTGGATTCGGGGCACTCTTAGATCCTACTGGTGGTTTTATTATCGCGTTTATTATCGTTGCTTACGTATCAGGAAAACTAGTAGAACAAAAAGAAAAACCAACATTTAGTACATTTGCAATTGCCTCTTTCGCAGGAATCATTTTAACTTATATTATCGGTACTACTTACATGTACGGGGCGGTCAATCTCTTCATGGGCGGTAATATGAGTTATAAAGCTGCTTGGATGATCATGATGTGGTTTGCAGTAAAGGATATTGCATTTACAATTATCGGCGCTATTATCGCACCTCGCATATACTATGCTGTACGTCGTTCGGCTTATCAGCATTCTCATTCGACGATTTCATAA
- a CDS encoding NAD(P)/FAD-dependent oxidoreductase, producing MKTPKIVVLGAGYGGMITTVRLQKTLSVSEAEITLVNNNSYHYQATWLHESAAGTLQDDKICLDIQDVIDTNKVNFVQDTVVEIKAAEKRIILKNGELEYDYLVIGLGFESETFGIKGLKEHAFSITNINATRQIREHMEEKFAQYATEKRDELVTIVVGGAGFTGIEYVGELANRIPELCKEYDVPREKARIICVEAAPTALPGFDPALVEYAVKQLEKKGVEFRIGTAIKEATEEGIIVANGDDAELLKSETVVWAAGVRGNGIVEESGFEAMRGRIKVDEYMHAPGHEDVFMVGDAALIINEEINRPYPPTAQIAIQEGYNIAHNLTVLVRGKGEMKKFAFDNKGSVCSLGHDDAMGVVMGKKLTGWKASFMKKVIDNRYLFLLGGPLLVLKKGKLKFF from the coding sequence GTGAAGACTCCAAAAATCGTAGTTTTAGGTGCAGGTTATGGCGGGATGATTACGACTGTTCGTCTGCAAAAAACATTATCTGTAAGTGAAGCTGAAATTACGTTAGTAAACAACAACAGCTATCACTACCAAGCAACTTGGTTACATGAGAGTGCAGCTGGTACATTACAAGATGATAAAATCTGTCTAGATATTCAAGACGTTATCGATACAAATAAAGTGAACTTTGTACAAGATACAGTAGTAGAGATTAAAGCTGCTGAAAAACGTATTATCTTAAAAAATGGTGAATTAGAGTATGATTACTTAGTAATCGGTCTTGGTTTCGAATCAGAAACGTTCGGAATTAAAGGATTAAAAGAGCATGCATTCTCAATCACTAACATTAATGCAACTCGTCAAATTCGTGAGCATATGGAAGAAAAATTTGCTCAATATGCGACTGAAAAACGTGATGAATTAGTAACAATCGTTGTTGGTGGCGCTGGATTTACTGGTATCGAGTACGTAGGTGAGCTTGCAAACCGTATTCCTGAACTTTGTAAAGAGTACGATGTTCCACGTGAAAAAGCACGTATCATCTGTGTAGAAGCTGCTCCAACAGCACTTCCTGGTTTCGATCCAGCATTAGTAGAGTACGCTGTAAAACAACTTGAGAAAAAAGGTGTAGAATTCCGTATCGGTACAGCAATTAAGGAAGCAACTGAAGAAGGTATTATCGTTGCAAACGGTGATGATGCTGAACTTCTTAAATCTGAAACTGTAGTTTGGGCTGCAGGTGTTCGTGGTAACGGTATTGTGGAAGAGTCCGGATTTGAAGCAATGCGCGGACGTATTAAAGTGGATGAGTACATGCACGCTCCAGGTCATGAAGATGTATTCATGGTTGGTGACGCAGCGTTAATCATCAACGAAGAAATTAACCGTCCATATCCACCAACAGCACAGATTGCAATTCAAGAAGGTTATAACATTGCACACAATTTAACTGTGTTAGTTCGCGGCAAAGGCGAAATGAAAAAGTTCGCATTTGATAATAAAGGATCTGTATGTTCATTAGGTCATGACGATGCGATGGGCGTTGTTATGGGCAAAAAGTTAACAGGTTGGAAAGCTTCATTCATGAAGAAAGTAATCGACAACCGTTACTTATTCTTACTAGGCGGACCTTTATTAGTTCTTAAAAAAGGTAAATTGAAGTTCTTTTAA
- a CDS encoding 3D domain-containing protein: MLKRYCIRIMMTCLLAFALCVTWKAFTGVSLLEIIKLYEETSAKEVHAAEIEKKVAPSKEVINALEQANDWSKYRVIEMTATGYTSGIESTGKRPGHPEYGITYSGVKAKRDLYSTIAADLRVFPLGTILFVPGYGYGVVADKGGAIKGNRLDLYYDTVKDVYSQWGKKKVNVYIVKIGNGKFSEEELTMLNQDETMQVFRGQYLKQR, from the coding sequence ATGTTAAAACGATATTGTATTCGCATTATGATGACTTGTTTACTTGCATTCGCATTATGCGTAACATGGAAGGCTTTCACAGGAGTTTCTTTATTAGAGATTATAAAATTATATGAAGAAACAAGTGCAAAAGAAGTACATGCAGCAGAAATTGAGAAAAAAGTTGCTCCGAGTAAAGAAGTGATAAATGCTTTAGAACAGGCAAATGACTGGTCTAAATATCGTGTTATAGAAATGACTGCAACTGGTTATACATCAGGTATAGAGTCAACTGGAAAGAGACCGGGGCATCCAGAGTATGGCATTACATATTCAGGTGTTAAAGCAAAAAGGGATTTATATTCCACAATCGCTGCTGACTTGCGCGTATTCCCCCTTGGGACAATTCTATTCGTGCCAGGTTACGGATATGGTGTTGTAGCTGATAAGGGCGGTGCTATAAAAGGAAATCGTCTCGATTTATATTATGATACGGTGAAAGATGTTTATAGCCAATGGGGTAAGAAAAAAGTAAATGTGTATATAGTGAAAATAGGAAATGGTAAGTTTTCGGAAGAAGAGTTAACGATGTTAAATCAAGACGAAACGATGCAAGTGTTTCGTGGACAATATTTAAAACAAAGATAG
- a CDS encoding effector binding domain-containing protein: protein MKEPIIVKKEAFQAIGVSITTTNEKEASTEGKIPMLWNRYFQEQIMHQIPNQQTKETFAFYSNYESDETGTYQFTIGMPVSSLEDVPENMTTLTIPAATYAVFTTRKGPVSEVVCEAWEYIWQWSKENKRAFTADFELYDENAVDPNNVQLDIYIALA from the coding sequence ATGAAAGAACCTATTATCGTAAAAAAAGAAGCTTTCCAAGCAATCGGTGTTTCTATTACAACTACAAACGAAAAAGAAGCATCAACTGAAGGAAAGATTCCGATGCTTTGGAATCGCTACTTCCAAGAACAAATCATGCATCAAATTCCAAATCAACAAACAAAAGAAACATTCGCTTTCTACTCAAACTACGAATCGGATGAAACTGGTACATATCAATTTACTATCGGCATGCCTGTTTCTTCATTAGAAGACGTTCCTGAAAATATGACAACCTTAACAATACCTGCCGCTACGTATGCGGTATTTACAACGAGAAAAGGTCCTGTGTCTGAAGTCGTTTGTGAAGCTTGGGAATATATTTGGCAATGGTCAAAAGAAAACAAGCGTGCTTTTACAGCAGATTTTGAGCTTTATGACGAAAATGCAGTT